The following are from one region of the Oscillatoria salina IIICB1 genome:
- a CDS encoding non-ribosomal peptide synthetase, with translation MSQANVNLTEKNPQFELVLSSLKDIFAKVLGVSKTEIDVHTNFFELGLESLLFIQVKAPIKEKFGLDLSFRLLLENCTTINELAIYIAEQIPAEIPENISIDAPKIVKEKPQFPVEKRQSKHPEKADLARLVAQQLELMSKQLELLSSNTNVTQGNHKVETFNPTPPQPQPKPKIPPKAKTSTLNSQQQKHLDSLIASIVKRTPKSKQLTQEDRPYHANVRAAMGFRPSLKEMRYPIYPQRGESARIWDIDGNEYVDMIMGFGALLFGHSPSFIIEPIQNYLQQGIQHGPQSILAGKVAKLICELTDQERVAFCNDGTEAVMGAIRTARTVTGRSKIAYFAGSYHGTLDDVLMMGVPNEDETLDPMAIAPGIPQYKVEQTLILDYGNPKSLEIVKNHAHELAAILVEPIQSTRPDLQPKEFLHELRRITAETGVVLIFDEIITGFRMHPGGIQALWNIRADLTTYGKAVGAGMPIGILAGKAAFMDVLDGGFWQYGDDSSPHVETTHFKGTFFKHPLVMTAAWASLNYLKEQGGKLQEELTAKTSQLAATLNSYFEEKQLPIQVVHFGSLFRFTYSPVLNWIDLFFYHLLDKGIYALDNRRFFLSTAHTEEDIERFIRAVKESIVEMQAGGFLPSSENDLANKNGDSENSANLNTIVAEITSKFEHPKSRTIPLGAAQKEIWFMAQMGEEVSRAYNQSATIHLRGSFNFSAMQKAIQEVVNRHEALRTTFSPEGDYQRIHSTWEIELPLIDFSNLGNSEISPKLAEFLAQEAQQTFDFQIGNSQEKATGEAGVATGEAGVATGEAGVATGEAGVATGEAGVATGEAGVATGGLPLLRTKIVKLAEQHHLLVLTIHHIIADGWSFGVLQQELAEIYTAECQSISHNLPQPMQLSDYIHWELQQQNSPEMAKAEAYWTNQFADRVPVLELPTDRPRPAINLHVGTRQSITLNTSLFQALKSLSVKQKSTFFTTLFASFVTLLHRLSDQEDLVVGITSAGQSTVQGEYLVGHYVNLLPIRSKVSENLTFTEYLNSVKGLLSDAYDRQIYPFINLVKKLNLPRDPSRSPLVTAIFNLDRPLSKSTFAGGEIDFERNPTGATITDIFFDVRQTNEQLLVECEYNSDLFNAETISRWLKHWQTLLESIVDNPEQQIWNLPLLATDEQKKLLLEWNNTKTDYQQNRCIHELFAAQVERTPDEVAVIFGEEKLTYRELNSKVNQLANYLQKLGVKPEVLVGICLERSELSAIAILAILKAGGAYVPLDPAYPQERLEFMLEDAQAPILLTQQHLLDKISTTNAQVICLDTDETIAQESSENPVSNATIDNLAYVIYTSGSTGKPKGVLGLHKGAVNRFNWMWETYPFTPGEVCCQKTSLNFVDSIWEIFGPLLQGIPTVVISDRVIKNPQQFVETLAHHNVTRLVLVPSLLRVLLDTYPNLQQILPKLQLWISSGEALSLDLLSKFRQILPQSTLLNLYGSSEVSADVTCYEFTPQNSATLSVAIGRPLTNTQIYLLDRHLQPVPIGVPGELYIGGTGLARGYLNRPELTAERFISNPFLNLETNSQFSEQKLYKTGDLARYLPDGNLELVGRIDNQVKLRGFRIELGEIEAVLTNNENVDEAVVIARTDEPQLVAYVVSELTISELQYWLKKHLPDYMIPAIFVILDSLPLLPNGKINRQALPVPDRLRPELEAVYQAPQTELEQTIATIWQEALQVEEVGIYDNFFDLGGHSLLLVQVHSRLAKTFQLNLPLVVMFQYPTISHLAEYLSQQQKKKDDLLPTDNRPLHRQNSIKRRKKIRQKHRAINS, from the coding sequence ATGTCTCAAGCAAACGTTAACTTAACTGAAAAAAATCCGCAGTTCGAGCTAGTTTTATCGAGCTTAAAAGATATTTTTGCCAAAGTGCTTGGCGTTAGTAAGACGGAAATAGACGTTCATACCAATTTTTTTGAACTTGGTTTAGAATCTTTATTATTTATCCAAGTAAAAGCCCCAATTAAAGAAAAATTTGGACTAGATTTATCTTTTCGCTTATTGCTAGAAAACTGCACAACAATTAACGAATTAGCGATTTATATCGCCGAGCAAATCCCCGCAGAAATCCCAGAAAATATCTCTATCGATGCTCCCAAAATAGTTAAAGAAAAACCTCAATTTCCTGTAGAGAAGCGCCAGAGCAAACATCCAGAGAAAGCAGATCTCGCGCGACTGGTTGCCCAGCAACTCGAATTGATGTCGAAACAGTTAGAATTATTAAGCAGCAATACTAACGTAACCCAAGGAAACCACAAGGTAGAGACGTTCAATCCAACTCCTCCACAGCCACAGCCCAAGCCAAAAATTCCACCCAAAGCAAAAACCTCAACCCTTAATTCTCAACAGCAAAAACATCTCGATTCACTAATTGCAAGTATCGTCAAACGTACCCCCAAATCAAAACAACTCACCCAAGAAGATCGCCCTTATCATGCTAATGTTAGAGCCGCAATGGGTTTTCGACCTTCTTTGAAAGAAATGCGCTACCCAATCTATCCCCAACGTGGAGAAAGTGCCAGAATTTGGGATATTGACGGCAACGAATATGTAGACATGATTATGGGGTTTGGCGCACTTTTATTTGGTCATTCACCCTCATTTATCATCGAACCTATTCAAAACTATCTTCAGCAAGGAATTCAACACGGTCCTCAATCAATTCTTGCAGGTAAAGTTGCCAAATTAATTTGTGAATTAACCGACCAAGAAAGAGTCGCTTTTTGTAACGATGGCACAGAAGCCGTAATGGGTGCAATCCGCACCGCACGAACCGTAACTGGACGCAGCAAAATCGCTTACTTTGCAGGTTCATATCACGGAACCTTAGATGATGTTTTGATGATGGGTGTACCCAATGAAGATGAAACCCTAGATCCGATGGCGATCGCTCCAGGAATTCCTCAGTACAAAGTTGAACAAACTCTCATCCTCGATTATGGTAATCCCAAATCCCTGGAAATCGTCAAAAATCATGCTCATGAATTAGCTGCTATTTTAGTTGAACCAATACAAAGCACTCGACCCGATTTACAACCAAAAGAATTTCTCCACGAACTGAGGCGAATTACGGCAGAAACAGGAGTTGTATTAATCTTTGATGAAATTATTACTGGCTTTCGGATGCACCCCGGTGGTATCCAAGCTTTGTGGAATATTCGAGCAGATTTAACTACTTACGGCAAGGCTGTAGGAGCAGGAATGCCAATTGGAATTTTAGCTGGCAAAGCTGCTTTTATGGATGTATTAGATGGTGGCTTTTGGCAATATGGCGATGATTCTTCTCCTCATGTCGAAACAACTCATTTTAAAGGAACATTTTTCAAACATCCTCTGGTTATGACTGCGGCTTGGGCATCGCTTAATTACTTAAAAGAACAAGGAGGAAAGCTTCAGGAAGAATTAACCGCCAAAACAAGCCAATTAGCAGCTACACTTAACAGTTATTTTGAGGAAAAACAACTGCCAATTCAAGTTGTGCATTTTGGTTCGCTGTTCCGTTTTACCTATTCACCCGTTCTCAATTGGATAGATTTGTTCTTCTATCACTTGCTTGATAAGGGGATTTATGCTTTAGATAACCGGAGGTTTTTCCTTTCTACTGCTCATACTGAAGAAGATATTGAGCGATTTATTCGGGCGGTGAAGGAAAGCATTGTGGAGATGCAAGCAGGAGGATTTTTACCATCATCAGAAAATGATTTGGCTAACAAAAATGGTGATTCGGAAAATTCAGCTAATTTAAACACAATCGTCGCAGAAATTACCTCGAAATTTGAGCATCCAAAATCGCGTACTATTCCTTTAGGAGCAGCACAAAAGGAAATTTGGTTTATGGCGCAAATGGGAGAGGAAGTTTCCCGCGCTTATAACCAATCAGCAACGATTCATTTGCGCGGTTCGTTTAATTTTTCAGCGATGCAGAAAGCGATTCAAGAAGTTGTGAATCGTCATGAAGCACTGCGAACTACTTTTAGCCCCGAAGGAGATTATCAGCGCATTCATTCTACTTGGGAAATAGAGTTACCTTTAATCGATTTCTCGAATTTAGGTAATAGTGAAATTTCTCCAAAGTTAGCTGAATTTCTCGCCCAAGAAGCTCAACAAACCTTTGATTTTCAAATAGGAAATAGTCAGGAAAAAGCCACGGGGGAAGCCGGGGTAGCCACGGGGGAAGCCGGGGTAGCCACGGGGGAAGCCGGGGTAGCCACGGGGGAAGCCGGGGTAGCCACGGGGGAAGCCGGGGTAGCCACGGGGGAAGCCGGGGTAGCCACGGGGGGACTACCCCTACTGCGTACGAAAATTGTTAAATTGGCGGAACAACATCATTTGCTAGTTTTGACAATTCATCACATTATTGCTGATGGTTGGTCGTTTGGTGTTTTGCAACAAGAATTAGCTGAAATTTACACTGCCGAATGTCAAAGTATTTCTCATAATCTCCCCCAACCAATGCAATTGAGTGATTATATTCACTGGGAATTACAACAGCAAAATAGTCCAGAAATGGCAAAAGCTGAGGCTTATTGGACTAATCAATTTGCCGATCGCGTTCCGGTGTTAGAGTTGCCTACAGATCGTCCTCGTCCGGCAATCAATCTGCACGTCGGCACTCGACAAAGTATAACTTTAAATACGTCATTATTCCAAGCATTAAAAAGCTTAAGTGTCAAGCAAAAAAGCACTTTCTTTACAACTCTTTTTGCAAGTTTTGTGACTTTGTTACATCGATTGAGCGACCAAGAAGATCTTGTGGTTGGGATTACTTCCGCAGGACAATCTACTGTGCAAGGTGAATATTTGGTTGGTCATTACGTGAATCTGTTGCCAATTCGCAGTAAAGTAAGTGAAAATTTGACATTTACTGAGTATCTGAATTCAGTTAAAGGGTTGTTATCAGATGCTTACGATCGGCAAATTTATCCGTTTATCAACTTAGTAAAAAAATTAAATTTACCTCGCGATCCGAGTCGTTCTCCCTTGGTGACAGCGATTTTTAATTTAGACCGACCGCTATCAAAGTCAACGTTTGCCGGGGGCGAAATTGACTTTGAACGCAATCCGACGGGGGCAACAATTACCGATATTTTCTTTGATGTTCGTCAAACCAATGAGCAACTTTTAGTTGAGTGTGAATATAACAGCGATCTATTTAATGCTGAAACGATTTCTCGCTGGCTAAAACATTGGCAAACTTTACTAGAGAGTATTGTAGATAATCCAGAACAGCAGATTTGGAATTTACCTTTGCTTGCTACCGACGAACAAAAAAAGTTATTATTGGAGTGGAATAATACCAAAACTGATTATCAGCAAAATCGGTGTATTCATGAGTTATTTGCTGCCCAAGTAGAACGTACGCCCGATGAAGTTGCGGTTATTTTTGGCGAAGAAAAATTAACTTATCGAGAACTGAATTCAAAAGTCAATCAGTTAGCAAATTATTTGCAAAAGTTGGGTGTCAAACCAGAAGTATTAGTAGGAATTTGTTTGGAGAGATCCGAGTTAAGCGCCATCGCCATTTTAGCGATTCTCAAAGCTGGGGGAGCGTATGTACCTCTAGATCCCGCTTATCCCCAAGAACGGTTAGAATTCATGTTAGAGGATGCTCAAGCACCAATTTTGTTGACTCAACAACATTTGCTGGATAAAATTTCCACCACCAACGCACAGGTAATTTGTCTCGATACCGACGAAACTATTGCTCAAGAAAGCTCAGAAAATCCTGTTAGCAATGCTACAATTGATAATCTAGCTTACGTTATCTATACCTCCGGTTCCACAGGTAAACCTAAAGGGGTTCTCGGTCTTCACAAAGGTGCTGTCAATCGATTTAATTGGATGTGGGAGACTTATCCTTTCACTCCAGGAGAAGTTTGTTGTCAGAAAACATCCTTAAATTTTGTTGACTCAATTTGGGAAATATTCGGACCATTATTACAAGGAATTCCCACAGTTGTAATTAGCGATCGCGTCATCAAAAATCCGCAGCAATTCGTTGAAACTCTTGCTCATCATAATGTTACCAGATTGGTACTTGTTCCCTCTTTGCTGCGCGTACTTTTAGACACTTATCCCAATCTGCAACAAATCCTACCAAAATTGCAACTTTGGATTAGCAGTGGAGAAGCACTCAGTCTCGATTTATTAAGCAAATTTCGGCAAATCTTGCCACAAAGTACGCTTTTGAACCTATACGGTTCCTCAGAAGTTTCTGCTGATGTCACTTGCTACGAATTTACTCCCCAAAATTCAGCAACTTTATCTGTAGCGATCGGTCGTCCTCTAACCAATACCCAAATTTATTTGTTAGATCGACATTTACAACCCGTTCCTATTGGCGTACCTGGTGAATTATATATTGGTGGTACTGGACTAGCAAGAGGTTATTTAAACCGACCTGAACTAACAGCAGAAAGGTTTATTTCTAACCCTTTTCTTAATCTGGAAACTAACTCTCAATTCAGCGAACAAAAACTTTATAAAACTGGAGATTTAGCCCGCTATCTTCCCGATGGAAACCTCGAATTAGTTGGACGGATTGACAACCAAGTAAAACTGCGTGGTTTCCGAATTGAACTAGGAGAAATTGAAGCGGTACTCACTAATAATGAAAACGTTGACGAAGCAGTAGTTATCGCCAGAACAGATGAACCGCAATTAGTAGCTTATGTGGTTAGCGAACTCACCATTAGCGAACTTCAGTACTGGTTGAAAAAACATTTACCCGACTATATGATTCCGGCAATATTTGTCATTCTCGACTCTTTACCTTTACTGCCAAATGGTAAAATAAATCGTCAAGCGCTACCAGTTCCCGATCGCCTGCGTCCTGAATTAGAAGCCGTTTATCAAGCACCCCAAACCGAATTAGAGCAAACTATTGCTACTATTTGGCAAGAAGCACTGCAAGTTGAAGAAGTAGGTATTTATGACAACTTCTTCGATCTCGGCGGTCATTCATTACTGTTGGTGCAAGTACATAGTAGACTAGCAAAAACATTCCAGCTAAATTTACCATTAGTAGTAATGTTTCAATATCCAACGATTAGCCACTTGGCTGAATATTTAAGTCAGCAGCAAAAGAAAAAAGATGATTTACTCCCAACTGATAACCGCCCATTACATCGTCAAAATTCAATCAAACGCCGCAAAAAAATCAGACAAAAACATCGAGCTATTAACAGTTAA
- a CDS encoding type I polyketide synthase, which yields MSNDSAIAIIGMSGRFPKAKNLDEFWQNLRDGRECIEFFSDEELLANGVDISLLNNPNYVKANSVLADIDLFDAAFFDYSTKEAEMMDPQHRIFLEEAWSAIENAGYNTQTYPGSIGVYAGTDLSIYLLNNLDYTLEAQSFFPTLITNDKDYLPTRVSYKLNLRGPSLSVQTACSTSLVAVHLACQSLLNGECDLALAGGVSIKVPQIGGYLYQDGSVVSIDGHCRTFDAQAQGTVFGSGVGIVILKRLENAIADRDRIHAIIKGSAINNDGGFKLSYTAPSIDGQTAVISEAQFIAGIDPETITYIEAHGTATDLGDPIEVSALTQAFRNSTEAKNFCAIGSVKSNFGHLGAAAGIAGLIKTVLALKHQLIPPSLHFQQPNPKIDFANSPFYVNTKLSQWKTNGTPRRAGVSSFGIGGTNVHAVLEEAPISVNSDQLSVTNSQSPIPNPQSLIPNSQSPNSRPWLLFVLSAKTNSALEKSTANLADYLQQNPEINLADVAYTLQIGRRTFAHRRIIVCPNYQLLEKSREKLSQNVVQKLTNLDPQQVFTHYHKIEEPTVIFMFSGQGSQYINMARELYQVEPIFRKQVDNCLEILKPHLGLDLRDLLYPEQNEETAPEKSLQQTKFAQPALFVIEYALAQLWIEWGVQPKALIGHSIGEYVAATLAGVFSLSDALSLVASRGQLMQSLPGGSMLAVSLSASEIEPFLREDSLSLAVINSPSACVISGSTKAVELLEKQLISQGINCRILHVSHAFHSPMMEPILAAFTEQVKRVNLHPPQIPYLSNLTGDWITAEQATNPFYWAKHLRETVNFAQGLQVLLQQADSIMLEVGPGRTLSKLAKLNAGENSQPIILNSLRHPQEKASDVEFFLKTLGRLWLAGVEVNWANFYQNEKHQRLPLPTYPFERKRYWLEKNKEQKSETNLSNSNSGKKASFANQKTDNYQLETYPESNRQPAKREDSLEEIMSRQVEIMAQQIDLLSQEN from the coding sequence ATGAGTAACGATTCAGCAATAGCAATTATTGGTATGTCGGGTCGCTTTCCGAAAGCGAAGAATCTGGATGAATTCTGGCAAAATCTGCGAGATGGTAGAGAATGTATTGAATTTTTTAGCGATGAGGAACTACTAGCTAACGGTGTAGATATTTCTTTATTAAATAACCCCAATTACGTGAAAGCCAATAGTGTGCTTGCTGATATCGATTTATTTGATGCTGCCTTTTTTGATTACAGTACCAAGGAAGCAGAAATGATGGACCCGCAACATCGTATTTTCCTAGAAGAAGCTTGGTCAGCCATTGAAAATGCAGGTTATAATACTCAAACTTATCCAGGTTCAATTGGGGTTTATGCGGGTACAGATTTAAGTATTTATCTTTTAAATAACCTGGATTATACTTTAGAAGCTCAGTCATTTTTTCCCACACTTATTACTAACGATAAAGATTATTTACCCACACGAGTTTCTTATAAATTGAACCTCAGAGGACCTTCTTTGAGCGTCCAAACTGCTTGTTCCACCTCACTTGTAGCAGTTCATCTCGCTTGTCAAAGCTTGCTTAATGGTGAATGCGATTTAGCATTAGCAGGTGGCGTTTCGATTAAAGTTCCCCAAATTGGAGGATACTTATATCAAGACGGTTCAGTAGTATCAATTGACGGACATTGCCGAACTTTTGACGCTCAAGCGCAAGGAACAGTTTTTGGTAGCGGTGTAGGGATTGTAATTCTGAAAAGATTAGAAAACGCGATCGCCGACCGAGATCGTATCCATGCAATAATTAAAGGCTCGGCGATTAACAACGACGGTGGTTTCAAACTTAGTTATACCGCTCCTAGCATCGATGGTCAAACCGCAGTCATCTCCGAAGCTCAATTTATCGCCGGAATTGACCCTGAAACTATAACTTACATCGAAGCTCATGGAACCGCAACCGATTTAGGCGACCCCATCGAAGTCTCAGCCCTCACCCAAGCTTTTCGTAATAGCACCGAGGCGAAAAATTTCTGTGCTATCGGTTCAGTAAAAAGCAATTTTGGACATTTAGGTGCGGCGGCGGGAATTGCTGGTTTAATTAAGACAGTATTAGCCCTCAAACATCAATTAATTCCACCAAGTTTACATTTCCAACAACCCAATCCAAAAATTGATTTTGCTAACAGTCCCTTTTATGTTAATACTAAACTCTCCCAATGGAAAACTAACGGTACACCTCGCCGCGCTGGAGTTAGTTCGTTTGGAATTGGCGGCACAAATGTTCACGCAGTTTTAGAAGAAGCGCCTATTTCAGTTAACAGTGACCAATTATCAGTTACTAATTCCCAATCCCCAATCCCTAATCCCCAATCCCTAATCCCCAATTCCCAATCTCCAAACAGTCGCCCTTGGCTGTTGTTTGTCTTATCAGCTAAAACTAACTCTGCTTTAGAAAAATCCACAGCGAATTTAGCAGATTACCTCCAACAAAATCCCGAAATTAATTTAGCTGATGTAGCTTATACTCTCCAAATTGGTCGTCGTACTTTTGCTCATCGTCGCATTATCGTTTGTCCCAATTATCAGCTACTCGAAAAATCTAGGGAAAAATTAAGCCAAAATGTGGTACAAAAATTAACCAATCTCGATCCCCAACAAGTATTTACTCATTACCACAAAATTGAAGAACCCACTGTCATTTTTATGTTTTCTGGACAAGGTTCGCAGTATATAAATATGGCGCGAGAACTTTATCAAGTTGAGCCAATCTTTCGCAAACAAGTAGATAATTGTTTGGAAATACTTAAACCTCATTTAGGCTTAGACTTGCGCGATTTACTTTATCCAGAACAAAATGAAGAAACAGCACCAGAAAAGTCTTTACAACAAACCAAATTTGCCCAACCTGCGTTATTTGTAATTGAGTACGCTTTAGCTCAATTATGGATAGAATGGGGAGTGCAGCCAAAAGCGCTAATTGGTCATAGTATTGGTGAATATGTAGCCGCTACTCTTGCTGGTGTCTTCTCTTTATCCGATGCTTTAAGTTTGGTAGCTTCGCGAGGACAATTAATGCAAAGTTTGCCTGGGGGAAGTATGCTTGCTGTTTCACTTTCAGCAAGCGAAATCGAACCTTTTCTGCGGGAAGATTCTCTCTCTTTGGCGGTAATTAATAGTCCATCTGCTTGTGTAATTTCTGGTTCGACAAAAGCCGTAGAACTACTAGAAAAGCAGTTAATTTCTCAAGGAATAAACTGTCGTATTCTGCACGTTTCCCATGCTTTTCATTCTCCAATGATGGAACCAATTTTAGCAGCTTTTACCGAGCAAGTTAAACGAGTTAATCTTCATCCTCCCCAAATTCCTTATCTTTCTAACTTAACGGGTGATTGGATTACTGCGGAACAAGCGACAAATCCTTTTTATTGGGCGAAACATCTTCGAGAAACGGTTAATTTTGCTCAAGGTTTGCAAGTGTTACTACAACAAGCTGACTCAATTATGTTAGAAGTAGGACCCGGAAGAACTTTAAGTAAATTAGCTAAACTTAATGCTGGCGAAAATTCGCAGCCAATTATTTTGAACTCGCTACGTCATCCTCAAGAAAAAGCCTCAGATGTAGAGTTTTTCTTGAAAACATTAGGACGACTTTGGCTAGCCGGAGTTGAGGTAAATTGGGCTAATTTTTACCAAAATGAAAAACACCAACGTCTTCCTTTACCGACTTATCCTTTTGAACGAAAACGATATTGGTTAGAAAAAAATAAAGAACAAAAATCAGAGACAAATCTCTCTAACAGCAATTCTGGGAAAAAAGCTTCTTTTGCTAATCAAAAAACTGACAATTACCAGTTGGAAACTTATCCAGAAAGTAATCGCCAGCCAGCAAAGAGAGAAGATTCACTCGAAGAAATCATGTCTCGGCAAGTTGAAATTATGGCTCAACAAATAGATTTATTGAGTCAAGAAAATTAA